The proteins below come from a single Tachypleus tridentatus isolate NWPU-2018 chromosome 13, ASM421037v1, whole genome shotgun sequence genomic window:
- the LOC143240179 gene encoding uncharacterized protein LOC143240179, giving the protein MEQRKFPFQFSDTNPAERRSEFFKRFGFRPVEDRDMFCEAAQLNPEWPDWHERFHHGGFKHGHCEGNNSPSESNSGSPNISRKVGSSFNNWNCDEEGMPIKVIHQKGAPMKTSGEYMCTSESETSSQGSDAQPGQSQRRPLEPRVYHIPILVEPRDGSTSSGYASDSTGEEGKTRSHQQHSSEGEDWGSPSIKQLRQNFENHSSSGGSTWHSLSNRQDSTSQNCPARGDCDSESPLVSTTKVFYVPIQKEMQGDFPNNREDSPQILVNHKDPCSSLRAEELHSGNNFSNKGCHITRININSGSSHNQGHDKSDASQASCDLPCTQQQNARTTSDSCDGPSEYQQLDPFQQIAAIRSELDSLKMEVTAFDGSTINGQKKYGYLDEMLTRCMLKLDDVSTLGDEQVRNARRAVIKDVQQCIAQLEAKVKPLSENCNEEIVSKPTIKESGEPYSGNEDILSQQPEVQEECAEHTKL; this is encoded by the exons atggaACAACGAAAATTTCCTTTTCAATTTTCGGACACAAATCCAGCTGAACGTAGGTCAGAATTTTTCAAACGTTTTGGTTTTCGACCCGTCGAAGATCGTGATATGTTTTGTGAAGCAGCCCAATTAAATCCAGAGTGGCCTGACTGGCATGAAAGATTTCATCACGGAGGGTTTAAG cATGGGCATTGTGAGGGAAATAATTCCCCATCAGAATCCAACTCTGGTAGTCCAAACATTTCTCGCAAAGTAGGATCATCCTTTAATAACTGGAATTGTGATGAAGAGGGCATGCCGATTAAGGTAATTCATCAAAAGGGTGCCCCTATGAAAACAAGTGGTGAGTACATGTGTACTTCAGAGTCAGAGACATCATCTCAAGGCAGTGATGCTCAGCCTGGACAATCCCAAAGAAGACCTCTGGAACCACGTGTTTACCATATTCCCATACTTGTAGAGCCTCGGGATGGCTCAACAAGTTCAGGATATGCTTCTGATAGTACTGGTGAAGAAGGAAAAACCAGATCCCATCAACAACACTCTTCTGAAGGAGAGGATTGGGGTAGTCCAAGTATAAAGCAGCTAAGACAGAACTTTGAAAACCACAGTTCCTCTGGTGGCAGTACATGGCATTCTTTATCCAATAGACAAGACTCTACTAGTCAAAATTGTCCAGCTCGAGGTGATTGTGATTCAGAGAGTCCACTTGTATCAACGACAAAAGTTTTCTACGTACCAATTCAGAAGGAAATGCAAGGAGATTTCCCAAATAATCGAGAGGATTCTCCTCAAATCCTTGTGAATCACAAAGATCCTTGTTCTTCTCTCAGGGCTGAGGAGCTCCATTCTGGTAACAATTTCTCCAACAAAGGTTGTCAcataacaagaataaatattaacAGTGGATCTTCTCATAATCAAGGACATGATAAATCTGATGCTAGCCAAGCTAGTTGTGATTTGCCTTGTACCCAACAGCAAAATGCAAGGACTACAAGTGACAGTTGTGATGGACCCTCAGAATACCAACAGCTAGACCCTTTTCAGCAAATAGCTGCTATAAGAAGTGAACTTGATAGCCTTAAAATGGAAGTAACAGCCTTTGATGGATCTACCATCAATGGACAGAAGAAATATGGATACTTGGATGAGATGTTGACAAGGTGTATGCTGAAACTTGATGATGTCAGTACTCTTGGGGATGAACAGGTTAGAAATGCCAGAAGAGCTGTTATCAAAGATGTTCAGCAATGTATTGCACAACTGGAAGCTAAAGTAAAACCTCTGTCTGAGAACTGTAATGAAGAAATTGTTTCTAAACCAACTATCAAAGAAAGTGGAGAGCCATACTCGGGAAATGAAGACATTCTCAGTCAACAGCCAGAAGTGCAAGAGGAGTGTGCTGAACACACAAAACTGTAA